Proteins co-encoded in one Synechococcus elongatus PCC 6301 genomic window:
- a CDS encoding alpha/beta fold hydrolase: MLSSIDAVWISVSPALQMFDRPLLQTLAQSTAIAHWEYLQDPDEAASLDTALVLLHDYLKSYDRPLHLLGHGTGGLLGLLYAHHYPEHVRSLTILSVGVDPAVNWQSYYYNQRRDRLEDQQILLQKISDRLLGCRKTSPTVTHALKQDLYESLSLHSLLNSASFPPIAVKVPLLVCGSADDIIISQEQIKAWRQHLYHALSRMWICLSGRHFFHCIYPEQVSQQITKFWNQLAVFA; this comes from the coding sequence ATGCTGTCGTCTATTGATGCTGTTTGGATCAGTGTCAGTCCCGCACTACAAATGTTTGATCGTCCACTGTTACAAACACTTGCTCAATCTACTGCGATCGCTCATTGGGAGTACCTTCAAGATCCTGATGAAGCGGCTTCTCTGGATACAGCCTTAGTATTACTACATGATTATCTAAAAAGTTACGATCGTCCGCTCCACCTCCTTGGTCATGGGACAGGGGGACTATTAGGTTTGCTCTACGCCCATCATTATCCTGAACATGTGCGATCGCTCACCATTCTTTCAGTTGGTGTTGACCCAGCAGTTAATTGGCAATCTTATTACTATAACCAGCGCCGAGATAGACTTGAAGATCAGCAGATCCTCTTACAAAAAATCAGCGATCGGCTACTAGGGTGTAGAAAGACGAGCCCAACAGTAACCCATGCTTTAAAACAAGATCTCTACGAGTCACTGTCGCTACATAGTCTTCTAAATTCAGCAAGTTTCCCACCCATTGCTGTCAAAGTCCCGCTTCTTGTCTGTGGGAGTGCAGATGACATCATTATCAGCCAAGAGCAAATTAAAGCTTGGCGACAACATTTGTATCATGCTCTTTCTCGGATGTGGATTTGTCTAAGCGGACGCCATTTCTTCCACTGCATATATCCCGAGCAAGTTAGCCAACAAATTACTAAATTCT